A stretch of Blautia liquoris DNA encodes these proteins:
- the rplV gene encoding 50S ribosomal protein L22, with the protein MAKGHRSQIKRARNEEKDTRPSAKLSYARMSVQKACFVLDAIRGKDVETALGILTYNPRYASDVIKKLLESAVANAENNNGLSKENLYVAECYANKAPTMKRIKPRAQGRAYRIEKRNSHISIVLDER; encoded by the coding sequence ATGGCTAAAGGACACAGAAGTCAGATTAAGAGAGCAAGAAATGAAGAAAAAGATACAAGACCTTCAGCGAAACTGTCATATGCTAGAATGTCAGTTCAGAAGGCTTGCTTTGTACTAGATGCAATTCGTGGAAAAGATGTTGAGACTGCACTCGGCATCCTGACCTATAACCCGAGATACGCCTCGGATGTGATCAAAAAACTGCTGGAATCCGCTGTTGCAAATGCTGAAAATAACAACGGATTAAGCAAAGAGAACCTCTATGTAGCTGAGTGCTATGCGAATAAAGCGCCGACTATGAAGAGAATTAAACCAAGAGCACAAGGCAGAGCGTATCGAATCGAAAAGAGAAACAGTCATATCTCTATCGTGTTAGATGAAAGATAA
- the rplW gene encoding 50S ribosomal protein L23 → MAKLNYYDVILKPVVTEKSMSSMGEKRYTFLVHPEANKTQIKDAVEKMFDGTKVKSVNTMNVLGKKKRRGMVVGKTAKTKKAVVSLTDDSKDIELFESL, encoded by the coding sequence ATGGCAAAGCTGAATTATTATGATGTAATCTTAAAACCAGTTGTGACTGAGAAGAGCATGAGCTCCATGGGCGAGAAGAGATACACATTCTTAGTTCATCCGGAAGCGAATAAGACACAGATCAAAGATGCTGTTGAAAAGATGTTTGACGGAACAAAGGTAAAAAGTGTCAATACCATGAATGTACTCGGAAAGAAAAAACGCCGTGGAATGGTAGTAGGAAAGACAGCTAAGACGAAGAAGGCAGTCGTTTCTCTGACAGACGACAGCAAGGACATCGAGCTCTTTGAGAGTCTGTAA
- the rpsJ gene encoding 30S ribosomal protein S10 — protein sequence MASQVMRITLKAYEHQLVDASAAKIVETVKKNGATVSGPVPLPTKKEVVTILRSVHKYKDSREQFEQRTHKRLIDIIAPTQKTVDALSRLEMPAGVYIDIKMKTK from the coding sequence ATCACATTAAAGGCTTATGAACATCAATTGGTGGATGCATCTGCAGCAAAAATTGTTGAAACTGTGAAAAAGAATGGAGCAACTGTGAGCGGACCGGTTCCGCTTCCGACAAAGAAGGAAGTTGTTACTATCTTGAGATCTGTACACAAGTATAAAGATTCCAGAGAACAGTTTGAGCAGAGAACCCACAAGAGACTAATTGATATCATTGCACCGACACAGAAGACAGTTGATGCATTATCACGTCTTGAGATGCCGGCTGGTGTCTATATTGATATCAAGATGAAGACAAAATAA
- the rplD gene encoding 50S ribosomal protein L4 has protein sequence MSNVSVLNMEGKEVGTLELNDAIFGAKIKEHLVHQAVVLQLANNRQGTQKAKTRSEVRGGGRKPWRQKGTGHARQGSIRAPQWTGGGVVFAPQPRDYSFKMNKKEKRAALLSALTSKVQDKKFIVLDELKLDNVKTKDMKKVLDNLNVSSAILVLGKENENVVLSARNLPGVAATTVNTLNVYDLLKYNTVIATKASVASIEEVYA, from the coding sequence ATGTCAAATGTATCTGTTTTAAATATGGAAGGCAAGGAAGTTGGCACCCTTGAACTGAATGATGCAATATTTGGTGCAAAGATTAAAGAACACCTCGTACATCAGGCAGTAGTGCTGCAACTTGCAAATAATCGTCAGGGAACACAGAAAGCTAAAACACGTTCCGAAGTAAGGGGCGGGGGAAGAAAGCCATGGAGACAAAAAGGAACCGGTCATGCGAGACAGGGATCCATCCGGGCACCGCAGTGGACAGGCGGCGGAGTTGTATTCGCACCGCAACCAAGAGACTACTCGTTCAAGATGAATAAGAAAGAAAAAAGAGCTGCTCTTCTGTCAGCATTGACAAGCAAAGTTCAGGATAAAAAATTCATCGTCCTCGATGAATTGAAACTTGACAATGTTAAGACAAAAGACATGAAGAAAGTTCTGGACAATCTAAATGTATCAAGTGCAATCCTTGTTCTTGGAAAAGAAAATGAGAATGTAGTGTTATCAGCGAGAAATCTCCCGGGAGTAGCTGCTACGACCGTGAATACACTGAATGTATATGACCTGCTGAAATACAACACTGTAATCGCTACGAAAGCAAGTGTTGCATCTATTGAGGAGGTGTACGCATAA
- the rpsS gene encoding 30S ribosomal protein S19, with protein sequence MARSLKKGPFADESLLKKIDAANESKDKTVIKTWSRRSTIFPSFVGHTIAVHDGRKHVPVYVTEDMVGHKLGEFVATRTYRGHSKDEKKSAIR encoded by the coding sequence ATGGCTCGTTCACTGAAAAAGGGACCATTTGCAGATGAAAGCTTACTGAAAAAGATCGACGCTGCAAACGAGTCCAAAGATAAAACAGTAATAAAGACATGGTCAAGACGGTCTACAATCTTCCCGTCATTCGTCGGACACACAATTGCTGTTCACGATGGCAGAAAACATGTCCCGGTTTATGTTACAGAAGATATGGTCGGACACAAACTGGGAGAGTTTGTCGCAACCAGAACCTATAGAGGACATAGCAAAGACGAAAAGAAATCTGCAATTCGCTAG
- the rplB gene encoding 50S ribosomal protein L2, with the protein MGIKSFNPYTPSRRHMTTSDFSEITKSTPEKSLLTSLDNNSGRNNQGKITVRHRGGKGRRQYRIIDFKRYKDDIPATVKSIEYDPNRTANIALICYADGEKSYILAPEGLKVGTKIMNGPNAEVRIGNCLPLSCVPVGTNVHNIELHVGKGGQMVRSAGGDAQLMAKEGKYATLRLPSGEMRMVPIQCRATVGTVGNGDHSLITIGKAGRKRHMGIRPTVRGSVMNPNDHPHGGGEGKAPVGRPGPSTPWGKPALGYKTRKKNKHSNKYIIRRRDGKALSK; encoded by the coding sequence ATGGGAATCAAAAGTTTTAACCCATATACACCTTCCAGAAGACATATGACTACTTCTGATTTCTCCGAGATTACAAAATCTACACCGGAGAAATCTCTGCTGACATCTCTGGACAACAATTCTGGACGTAATAACCAGGGTAAGATTACAGTAAGACATCGCGGAGGCAAGGGCAGAAGACAATATAGAATTATTGATTTTAAAAGATATAAAGACGATATACCTGCGACTGTGAAATCTATCGAATATGATCCGAACAGGACAGCTAACATCGCTTTGATCTGCTACGCAGACGGAGAAAAATCATATATTCTTGCACCGGAAGGACTGAAAGTCGGCACAAAAATTATGAATGGCCCAAATGCTGAAGTACGTATCGGAAACTGCCTGCCATTATCATGTGTACCTGTTGGTACGAATGTTCACAATATTGAACTGCATGTAGGAAAAGGCGGACAGATGGTTCGCTCAGCGGGAGGCGATGCTCAGCTCATGGCAAAAGAGGGCAAATATGCCACCCTTCGTCTTCCTTCAGGAGAGATGAGAATGGTTCCGATTCAGTGCAGAGCTACAGTTGGGACGGTAGGAAATGGTGACCACAGCCTGATTACAATCGGCAAGGCTGGACGTAAACGTCACATGGGTATTCGTCCGACTGTTCGTGGATCTGTTATGAACCCAAATGACCATCCACATGGAGGTGGAGAGGGCAAGGCACCAGTTGGACGCCCGGGGCCAAGCACACCTTGGGGCAAGCCTGCTCTTGGATATAAGACAAGAAAGAAAAATAAACATTCCAATAAATATATTATTAGAAGAAGAGATGGGAAAGCATTATCTAAATAA
- the rplC gene encoding 50S ribosomal protein L3, which yields MKKAILATKVGMTQIFNEDGTVIPVTVLQAGPCAVTQIKTQDNDGYSAVQVGFTEKREKLINKPIKGQFDKARVSYRRFLKEFRLDDAEDYKLGQEIKADIFETGDKVDATAVSKGKGFQGAIKRHNQSRGPMAHGSKYHRHAGSNGSASDPSKVFKGKKMPGHMGGKQITVQNLEIIRIDSDNNLLLVKGSVPGPKKALVTIKETVKTAK from the coding sequence ATGAAGAAAGCAATTTTAGCTACAAAAGTTGGAATGACTCAGATCTTTAATGAAGATGGAACGGTTATTCCGGTAACTGTATTGCAGGCGGGTCCTTGTGCCGTTACTCAGATTAAGACACAGGATAACGATGGTTACAGTGCAGTTCAGGTCGGTTTTACTGAGAAGAGAGAAAAACTTATCAATAAACCGATAAAAGGGCAGTTTGATAAGGCCAGGGTGTCTTACAGAAGATTCTTAAAAGAATTCAGACTGGATGATGCCGAAGATTATAAATTAGGACAGGAAATTAAGGCGGACATTTTTGAAACCGGCGATAAAGTTGATGCAACTGCTGTTTCTAAGGGAAAAGGATTCCAGGGTGCCATTAAGAGACATAATCAGTCCAGAGGACCTATGGCTCATGGCTCCAAATATCATCGCCATGCAGGATCCAATGGTTCGGCATCTGATCCGAGCAAGGTGTTTAAGGGAAAAAAGATGCCTGGACACATGGGTGGAAAACAGATCACTGTTCAGAATCTTGAGATTATACGCATTGATTCCGATAACAATTTACTGCTGGTCAAAGGATCTGTCCCAGGACCTAAGAAAGCACTGGTAACGATTAAGGAAACAGTGAAGACTGCAAAATAA